From one Bradyrhizobium sp. Ash2021 genomic stretch:
- a CDS encoding Ig-like domain-containing protein: MTTNPTYASVIVGTSGSDILFGGTGNDLLTGGAGSDIFAISKGYGSDTISDFQAGVGGDVLRVQNYGFANFAKFVAAATQVGSDTVVTLSSTETLTLQNIALSSLVASNVVLDNPLQGSASPNTAALTVQAGGTLTGSAMNDSLQALGTGVTLIGGAGDDTYFMYDHNTKVVEQGGQGIDTINDGMIDGYSLVNAPNVENLILGGSYASPATGNDLDNIIIGNAGNNVIDGGKGNDVLHGGGGIDTFVIAVGNGNDIITDFTTGAGGDILQLNGTGFRTLSDVTAAMKQVGTDTVLTLISGETLRLNNTKVENFTAANVNIVTQPTGLVQTFNDDFNALSAGQDPHLTWRTSYAWSGAASYSLAGEQQIYVDPSFSGLPGTQASAPLGLNPFSIQNGHLVITAQPLPASDAAYAGGHQFSSGMISTQNSFAQTYGHFQMTATLSGTPGAWPAFWMLPTNPHGLSTELDVLEALGTHPDQSHWGFRSSTTPDQGYWSNTANLTAGQHTFAVEWTPYTLTFLVDGAEVGQVATPSDMNTAMYMIANLAMGGSWAGNAAPDATATVSIDSITAYQLPEYTLANYTLLTSGTPTSTITGTASADTLTGTSGNDLIDGAGGADTMTGGGGDDTYIVSDSNAKVVEGYGGGVDTVKSSVTYKLPDYVENLTLTGSAAINATGNSQSNIIIGNDAANVITGGLGNDILTGGGGADTFVINAGDGSDIITDFTPGSGAGHDVVQLNGFAFTSFSDVSAAMTQVGNDVYLALTNQDTLVFRNTTISAFTSDDFQLPGSLPVGGTITSWINGSASSHTVYGTSANDKITAVNTDDTLVGWTGDDTYVINNANQKIVENPGGGIDSVEAWTSYTLPANVENLTLMMGGLTGTGNQLANRIVGSSGADILNGGGGNDWIYGGAGNDTFIYSTGSGNVTIADFHVPTSTSSEHDKLILKGYDAGAYLTNVNDVWTIHYAGGADTLHIVGTTQLTASDYSFVSATGASMTMTALSAPTISFGAGSGSTGAGLTNANHLTLTGYAQAGVTVIVFDGASQIGTASADNNGTWSFATATLVDGSHAFKAVAADGGGNLSAPSAELDVTVDTVAPAAPTVASFSPDSNVVGDGITNVNNVTLTGTALAGSMVQVLDGATQIGTTTVNGSGVWSFATGALVNGSHTFTGKAVDAAGNVSAASAALNVTVDTVAPNAPSLISDTLVSANAMIVSGTAEVGSTVKLYEGTTLLGTGLAASSGAWSIYTGALTGGPHNLTATATDAAGNSSQLSGVLDAVVGTVIEAAGTTTLTEAGNNFYLSKAGAAVLLKSGGASVVAGQFGTWAPVGAEATSGGYDLAWKDPATGKYAVWSTDSNGNFISKILNNVSGTDSTLESIETVFHQDLNGDGVIGLPAPLTTTIEISGSTILVRAGSNYLLDPTAGSNGPTLKYGGAAVVSGQFGTWAPVGAEATSSGYDVAWKDPATGNYAVWATDSNGNFISKILNNVSGTDTSLKSIEAVFYQDLNGDGVINTSSTVLDISGKIVLNLSNMTQAATIEAGATLESTGAVSGSITFNASTGNLVLDHASQFTGTLIGLTGDGTASNSSHIDLKDITYATGTSASFSGNTSGGVLTVVDAQNHAAHLSLLGDYTHSTFNLSNDGSGGTLVIDPPKERFDFAPVAAQQPAPAAQPVALAGLGGDGFVFGHADAFGGPDSLAIETVNDAGTKWMSMADSLRSALDAGSYHLELTNTATPADVHFAEFHNFMLHQ; this comes from the coding sequence ATGACAACAAACCCAACCTACGCGAGCGTCATCGTCGGAACTTCTGGATCCGACATTCTCTTCGGCGGCACCGGAAATGACCTTCTCACCGGAGGAGCCGGCAGTGACATTTTCGCGATTTCGAAGGGCTACGGCTCGGACACCATCAGCGACTTCCAGGCCGGCGTCGGCGGTGACGTCCTGCGCGTCCAGAATTACGGGTTTGCGAACTTCGCAAAGTTCGTTGCAGCCGCCACGCAGGTGGGCTCCGATACGGTCGTCACCCTGTCGAGTACTGAAACGCTGACGTTGCAGAACATCGCGCTCTCCTCTCTCGTCGCGTCCAATGTCGTCCTCGACAATCCGCTTCAGGGCAGCGCCTCGCCGAACACGGCGGCGCTAACGGTCCAGGCCGGCGGCACGCTGACCGGAAGTGCGATGAATGACTCCCTGCAGGCGCTCGGAACCGGGGTCACCCTGATCGGGGGCGCGGGAGACGATACCTACTTCATGTACGACCACAACACCAAGGTCGTCGAGCAGGGCGGCCAGGGTATCGATACCATCAACGATGGGATGATCGACGGCTACAGCCTCGTCAACGCGCCGAACGTCGAAAACCTGATCCTGGGCGGCAGCTACGCATCGCCTGCGACCGGCAACGATCTCGACAACATCATCATCGGAAATGCCGGCAACAACGTCATCGACGGCGGCAAGGGCAATGACGTGCTCCACGGCGGCGGCGGCATCGACACCTTTGTCATCGCCGTGGGCAACGGCAACGATATCATTACCGACTTCACGACCGGCGCCGGCGGCGACATCCTGCAACTCAACGGCACCGGTTTCCGGACGCTGTCCGACGTCACCGCCGCCATGAAGCAGGTCGGGACCGACACCGTCCTTACGCTAATCAGCGGCGAAACCCTCAGGCTCAACAACACCAAAGTCGAGAACTTCACCGCGGCCAACGTCAATATCGTCACGCAGCCCACCGGGCTGGTGCAGACCTTCAACGACGATTTCAACGCGCTCTCCGCGGGCCAGGACCCGCATCTGACATGGCGCACAAGCTATGCCTGGAGCGGTGCGGCGAGTTACTCGCTGGCGGGCGAGCAGCAGATCTACGTCGACCCGAGCTTTTCGGGATTGCCGGGAACCCAAGCTTCGGCGCCGCTCGGCCTCAATCCGTTCTCGATCCAGAACGGCCATCTCGTCATTACCGCGCAGCCGCTGCCTGCGAGCGACGCGGCCTATGCCGGTGGCCACCAGTTCTCGTCGGGCATGATCTCGACCCAGAACAGCTTCGCTCAGACCTACGGGCATTTTCAGATGACGGCCACGCTGTCCGGCACGCCCGGCGCGTGGCCTGCCTTCTGGATGTTGCCCACCAACCCGCACGGTCTCTCGACCGAACTCGACGTGCTCGAAGCGCTCGGCACGCATCCCGACCAGTCGCATTGGGGCTTCCGATCCTCGACCACACCTGACCAGGGATATTGGTCGAATACCGCCAACCTGACCGCGGGCCAGCATACGTTCGCGGTGGAATGGACACCGTACACGCTGACCTTTTTGGTGGATGGCGCCGAAGTGGGGCAGGTGGCCACCCCCTCCGATATGAACACGGCGATGTACATGATCGCCAACCTTGCCATGGGCGGGAGCTGGGCCGGCAATGCCGCGCCCGACGCGACGGCGACGGTGAGCATCGATTCGATCACCGCGTATCAATTGCCGGAATACACGCTCGCGAATTATACGCTGCTCACCAGCGGAACTCCGACCAGCACGATCACCGGGACCGCGAGTGCCGACACGCTGACCGGCACATCGGGCAACGATCTGATCGACGGAGCAGGAGGCGCCGACACCATGACCGGCGGCGGCGGCGACGACACCTATATCGTCTCCGATTCGAACGCCAAGGTCGTCGAAGGCTATGGCGGCGGCGTCGACACGGTAAAGTCGTCCGTCACCTACAAGCTTCCCGACTATGTCGAGAACCTGACGCTCACGGGCTCGGCCGCCATCAACGCCACCGGCAACTCGCAGTCCAACATCATCATCGGCAATGATGCCGCGAACGTCATCACCGGCGGGCTCGGCAACGACATCCTGACCGGCGGCGGTGGCGCGGATACCTTTGTCATCAATGCCGGCGACGGTTCGGACATCATCACCGATTTCACGCCGGGTTCGGGGGCGGGGCACGACGTCGTTCAGCTCAACGGCTTTGCCTTCACTTCGTTCAGCGACGTCAGCGCGGCCATGACGCAGGTTGGGAACGACGTCTATCTGGCGCTGACAAATCAGGATACGCTGGTCTTTCGCAACACCACGATCTCGGCCTTTACCAGTGATGATTTCCAGCTGCCTGGATCTCTTCCGGTCGGCGGCACGATCACATCCTGGATCAACGGAAGCGCGAGCAGCCACACGGTCTACGGCACGTCGGCCAACGACAAGATCACCGCCGTGAATACCGATGACACGCTGGTCGGATGGACCGGCGACGATACCTACGTCATCAACAATGCGAACCAGAAAATAGTCGAGAATCCCGGCGGCGGCATAGATAGTGTCGAGGCCTGGACCTCCTATACCCTGCCCGCCAACGTCGAAAACCTGACCTTGATGATGGGCGGGCTCACCGGCACCGGCAACCAGCTGGCCAACCGCATCGTGGGCTCGAGCGGTGCCGACATCCTCAATGGCGGCGGCGGCAATGACTGGATTTACGGAGGCGCGGGCAACGACACGTTCATCTACAGCACGGGCAGCGGTAACGTTACGATCGCCGACTTCCACGTTCCGACAAGCACGAGTTCCGAGCATGACAAGCTGATACTGAAGGGTTACGACGCCGGCGCCTACCTGACCAATGTGAACGACGTATGGACCATTCACTACGCGGGAGGAGCGGATACCCTGCATATTGTGGGCACGACCCAGCTGACGGCTTCGGACTATTCGTTCGTCTCCGCGACGGGCGCGTCGATGACTATGACAGCCCTCTCCGCGCCAACAATTTCGTTCGGCGCTGGCAGCGGATCGACCGGGGCGGGCCTCACCAATGCAAATCATCTTACCCTGACCGGCTATGCGCAGGCAGGCGTCACCGTCATTGTATTCGACGGAGCAAGTCAGATCGGCACAGCGAGCGCCGACAACAATGGTACCTGGAGCTTTGCTACCGCAACGCTGGTCGATGGCAGCCACGCGTTTAAGGCGGTCGCGGCGGATGGTGGCGGCAATCTGAGCGCGCCCTCAGCCGAGCTCGACGTCACTGTCGACACCGTCGCCCCGGCCGCGCCCACAGTGGCGTCGTTCTCTCCCGACAGCAATGTCGTCGGCGATGGCATCACCAACGTCAATAATGTGACCCTAACCGGAACCGCATTGGCGGGGAGCATGGTACAGGTGCTTGACGGTGCTACCCAGATCGGCACGACGACCGTCAATGGCAGTGGCGTCTGGTCGTTTGCAACGGGAGCGCTGGTCAACGGTAGCCACACGTTCACCGGCAAAGCTGTGGATGCCGCAGGTAACGTGAGTGCGGCCTCGGCGGCATTGAATGTCACCGTAGATACTGTCGCGCCCAATGCACCTAGCCTTATCTCCGATACGCTCGTCTCTGCGAATGCAATGATTGTTTCCGGTACGGCGGAGGTGGGAAGCACCGTTAAATTATATGAAGGGACGACCTTGCTGGGCACGGGCTTGGCGGCGTCCAGCGGAGCCTGGAGTATCTATACCGGAGCGCTGACCGGAGGTCCGCATAATCTTACTGCGACCGCAACAGACGCAGCCGGCAATTCAAGCCAGCTCTCCGGTGTCCTGGACGCGGTTGTCGGCACGGTAATCGAGGCGGCTGGCACCACGACGCTTACTGAGGCTGGAAACAACTTTTATCTGTCGAAAGCCGGTGCCGCCGTCTTGCTGAAAAGTGGCGGCGCGAGCGTTGTGGCAGGGCAGTTTGGCACATGGGCGCCGGTGGGTGCAGAGGCGACGTCAGGCGGTTACGATCTGGCCTGGAAGGATCCGGCCACCGGCAAGTACGCGGTGTGGAGCACCGATAGCAACGGCAACTTCATATCCAAGATTCTGAACAACGTATCCGGAACGGACTCGACGCTTGAATCGATCGAGACCGTTTTCCACCAGGATCTCAATGGCGATGGCGTGATCGGCCTTCCCGCGCCTCTGACCACGACAATTGAGATATCTGGCTCGACTATACTGGTTCGGGCCGGCAGCAATTACTTGCTCGATCCGACTGCTGGCAGCAATGGACCCACGTTAAAGTATGGCGGCGCCGCGGTCGTCTCGGGGCAGTTTGGCACATGGGCGCCAGTGGGCGCAGAGGCAACGTCGAGCGGCTACGATGTGGCCTGGAAGGATCCGGCCACCGGCAATTACGCGGTGTGGGCCACAGACAGCAACGGCAATTTCATATCCAAAATTCTGAACAACGTGTCGGGAACAGACACGTCACTTAAATCGATCGAGGCTGTTTTCTACCAGGACCTCAATGGCGACGGCGTGATCAATACTTCGTCCACCGTCCTCGATATCTCCGGAAAAATCGTGTTGAACCTAAGCAACATGACGCAAGCGGCTACCATCGAGGCTGGCGCAACCCTCGAGTCGACCGGTGCCGTTTCCGGATCAATCACCTTCAACGCCTCGACCGGCAATCTAGTGCTCGACCACGCTTCCCAGTTCACTGGAACGTTGATCGGTCTGACCGGGGACGGTACCGCGTCCAACTCCAGCCACATCGATCTGAAGGATATCACTTACGCAACGGGAACGTCGGCTTCCTTTTCCGGGAACACGTCCGGCGGCGTGTTGACCGTGGTCGATGCCCAAAATCATGCGGCGCACCTTTCGCTTCTCGGAGACTACACCCACTCGACGTTTAATCTGTCCAACGATGGAAGCGGCGGCACGCTGGTGATTGATCCGCCCAAGGAGAGATTCGATTTTGCGCCCGTCGCGGCGCAGCAACCGGCACCGGCCGCGCAACCCGTTGCGCTCGCGGGTTTGGGAGGGGATGGCTTTGTCTTTGGCCATGCCGACGCCTTTGGAGGCCCGGATAGCCTCGCCATCGAAACCGTCAATGACGCAGGGACCAAATGGATGTCGATGGCGGATAGCCTCCGATCAGCGCTCGATGCTGGCAGCTATCATCTGGAACTAACTAACACCGCGACGCCGGCAGATGTCCACTTCGCGGAGTTCCACAATTTCATGCTTCACCAGTAG
- a CDS encoding ABC transporter ATP-binding protein codes for MAELWRLLKVTPLPRWATPLLIILGLASSLAETVGITLVLLFFYLAMGQVELATSTSGVLGDALRHATTWFHSSTETALVVLLLIVVRGALAFANTLISARVGEQINEVARNRVHLQYLSTSYSFFQRHDEAYLMEVLGTETWLIAGAYSSLTRIIVSSCSIFLFVSFLFALSLKITVMAIAASLVVSAGLRRLSRPMQELGGGVKVVHQKLGEHMLMTLQGMRTIRAYGQEKVHQERFEGASAEARRVALGLARLSALVSPLTEVGYLVVLCLVIASADMWGIGFATSLTAVALLYRLQPHMRELETSLLYMAQIEPQLRSIRLMLAKDDKEYPKPGHVAISGLSGNISFRNVSFRYDAESDSALHDVSFDIPAGKITALVGASGAGKTTVVNLLLGLYSATEGSIRVDGRPLEDLRRTDWLGLLAIAGQDVDLVEGTVIDNVRMSKNDASEEEILHALRVAGISDIVEALPDKYDTWIGQRGMRFSGGQRQRIGLARAIVRNPEFLILDEAMSALDRSLEESVKRAIQQQFKGRTLLLITHRLESVLDADHVVCLEAGRVCAQGSPAKLRADSGSPFARNLRVEALRTGR; via the coding sequence TTGGCCGAGCTGTGGCGGCTCCTCAAGGTGACTCCGCTGCCGCGTTGGGCAACGCCTCTGCTGATCATCCTTGGCCTGGCCTCGTCGCTGGCGGAAACGGTTGGCATCACGCTCGTGCTGCTTTTCTTCTATCTCGCCATGGGGCAGGTCGAGCTCGCCACGTCGACAAGCGGCGTCCTGGGCGATGCGCTGCGGCACGCGACCACCTGGTTTCACAGCTCGACCGAGACCGCTCTGGTGGTGCTTCTTCTGATCGTTGTGCGCGGCGCCCTGGCTTTCGCCAATACGCTGATCAGCGCGCGCGTTGGCGAGCAGATCAATGAGGTCGCGCGCAACCGCGTTCACCTGCAATATCTGTCGACCTCATATTCGTTCTTTCAGCGCCATGACGAGGCCTACCTCATGGAGGTCCTGGGGACCGAGACATGGTTGATCGCGGGGGCCTACAGCAGCCTTACCCGCATCATCGTCAGCTCCTGTTCGATCTTTCTCTTCGTGTCATTTCTCTTTGCGCTCTCGCTGAAGATCACGGTTATGGCTATCGCTGCATCGTTGGTCGTATCTGCCGGGCTGCGTCGCCTTTCGAGGCCGATGCAGGAGCTCGGCGGCGGGGTGAAGGTGGTCCATCAGAAACTGGGAGAGCATATGCTGATGACCCTTCAGGGCATGCGTACGATCCGTGCGTATGGCCAGGAGAAGGTGCATCAGGAGCGCTTCGAGGGTGCGTCAGCGGAGGCGCGCCGGGTCGCACTTGGACTTGCGCGCCTTTCCGCGCTGGTGTCTCCGCTTACGGAAGTTGGATATCTGGTGGTGCTTTGCCTCGTTATCGCTTCCGCCGACATGTGGGGAATCGGGTTTGCGACCAGCCTTACAGCGGTAGCCTTGCTCTATCGATTGCAGCCACACATGCGAGAGCTCGAGACCAGCCTGTTATATATGGCGCAAATCGAGCCACAGCTGCGTTCCATCCGCCTCATGCTGGCGAAGGACGACAAGGAATACCCGAAGCCGGGACACGTCGCGATCAGCGGGCTTAGCGGCAACATCTCGTTTCGCAATGTCTCCTTCCGCTACGACGCAGAATCGGATTCCGCGCTTCACGATGTCTCCTTTGACATTCCGGCAGGCAAGATCACCGCGCTCGTCGGCGCCAGCGGGGCGGGCAAGACCACGGTCGTGAACCTTCTGCTTGGACTTTATTCGGCGACCGAGGGAAGCATCAGGGTTGATGGTCGTCCCCTTGAAGATCTCCGCCGAACCGACTGGCTCGGTCTGCTCGCGATTGCCGGCCAGGACGTCGATCTTGTTGAAGGCACCGTGATCGACAATGTGCGGATGTCGAAGAACGACGCCTCGGAGGAGGAGATTTTGCACGCGTTGCGCGTAGCGGGTATTTCGGACATCGTTGAAGCCTTGCCCGACAAGTACGACACCTGGATCGGGCAGCGCGGCATGCGCTTTTCGGGCGGACAGCGTCAGCGTATTGGACTTGCCCGCGCGATTGTCCGTAATCCTGAGTTCCTGATCCTTGACGAGGCCATGAGCGCGCTCGATCGCTCGTTGGAGGAGAGTGTCAAGCGAGCAATCCAGCAGCAGTTCAAGGGCCGGACCTTGCTGCTCATTACCCACCGCCTGGAATCCGTGCTCGACGCGGATCACGTGGTGTGCCTCGAGGCCGGCCGGGTTTGCGCGCAGGGATCTCCGGCGAAGCTGCGGGCGGACTCCGGCAGCCCCTTTGCGCGGAACCTTCGGGTGGAAGCCCTCCGAACCGGACGTTGA
- a CDS encoding glycosyltransferase family 2 protein has translation MSTGTHLVSVVIPAFNAGATIDETLRSVRSQSHERLEIIVVDDGSTDDTLAVAERHADQDPRIKIMRQGNAGVAAARNVGWQAARAEFIAFIDADDLWAPSKIERQLQVMIDGGERTGLVYSWYAWIDAKSRVNVKSDPVYHAGEVLDYLFEGNFIGNGSSAMVRREALVAANGFESGLRASGAQGCEDLLFYCRVAEAYHFAVVPEYEIGYRYLPNNMSSDMTRMFRSWMLVADEMAARHPDRVALLDRGISNYARWLLRRALIGGRLGYFASVLALLGRRNPLLAVKVVALGLPRDIASAAWWMSRGLRHRELRRPPPSFLIGDPNQSRC, from the coding sequence ATGAGTACCGGTACGCACCTGGTCAGTGTAGTCATTCCGGCCTTCAACGCCGGCGCGACGATCGACGAAACGCTTCGCAGCGTCCGATCCCAGTCGCACGAACGGCTCGAAATCATCGTGGTGGACGACGGCTCGACCGATGACACGCTCGCCGTCGCCGAGCGGCATGCGGACCAGGATCCCCGTATCAAGATCATGAGGCAGGGCAACGCAGGCGTGGCGGCGGCTCGCAACGTCGGATGGCAGGCAGCTCGTGCGGAATTCATTGCGTTCATCGACGCCGATGATCTGTGGGCGCCGTCCAAGATCGAGCGACAGCTCCAGGTGATGATTGATGGAGGAGAGCGGACGGGCCTCGTCTACAGTTGGTACGCCTGGATTGATGCGAAGAGCCGCGTGAACGTCAAATCCGATCCGGTCTACCATGCGGGCGAGGTGCTGGACTATCTGTTCGAAGGCAATTTCATCGGCAACGGAAGTTCGGCAATGGTCCGCCGAGAAGCCCTGGTTGCTGCAAATGGGTTCGAGAGCGGCCTCCGGGCGTCGGGTGCGCAGGGGTGCGAAGATCTGCTGTTCTATTGCCGGGTTGCGGAAGCGTATCACTTCGCGGTGGTTCCTGAATATGAGATCGGCTACCGTTACCTGCCGAACAATATGTCCAGCGACATGACTCGGATGTTCCGCTCCTGGATGCTGGTTGCGGACGAGATGGCGGCTCGCCATCCCGATCGCGTTGCCCTGCTGGATCGGGGAATCAGCAACTACGCCCGATGGCTGCTTCGAAGAGCGCTGATCGGCGGCCGATTGGGGTACTTTGCATCGGTCCTCGCGCTGTTAGGCCGGCGGAACCCCTTGTTGGCCGTCAAGGTCGTCGCGCTCGGTCTGCCGCGGGATATTGCCTCTGCGGCGTGGTGGATGTCCCGCGGTCTGCGGCACAGAGAGCTCCGACGGCCGCCGCCGTCGTTTCTGATCGGCGACCCCAATCAATCTCGATGTTAG
- a CDS encoding glycosyltransferase — translation MTAGSLTSIVIPARDAEKTIARTLESLLAQTDPRWEALIVDDGSVDATPAIVDGYAVRDARFVALKSDGRGVSTARNVGLSNANGERLLFLDSDDWIDEQFLVKMNAALDENPSAIAACCDHCRVTPDGDQTPRYSNARVAINPFEAFARSCPVAVHSVLVKKSAVLGVGGFDVKLRTCEEWDLWQRVARTGGSWIHVDELLSYYWSSEHSLSSDLRQMLADGNVVIARGFSIDERVENPAPEHQNGASAAHGRSQAAAHAYFALWCRGINCVRGTGSRPSSEVFADIPQSETAADQIAFCLLDAIAVGARATPAKLASRWTLFGAHVTELISAIGRAWNDPAEARKVQYRFERMLLDYDDLSAPRELALTLGLRVDLRQLPAFCPPNHVDRLYVYICDGPQILALLDVGLLGAVDVEFWTKLVHEHLAHLHIQVRKRRRSPSRPAKLMRRFRQLARSNPDGHQHRLQVLQDRVSSEAKSRPASSAPMSGGRESHAVEEGPRDVGRELFWERFFQKEDPWNYGSPYEQEKYRRQLELLPPEPAERAIELACAEGHFSRPLATKVGHLLASDISPKALERARLRCSGICNVDFLKLDLSADPLPGEMDLICCSEVLYYLNDQAELALVAQRIAAALRPGGHLITAHSFVLKDNRDRTGFDWENPYGAETIARVMAQLPDLALEASIQTELYRVDRYRRLKPGEVAPGPQVTIARIEAPIESEVARFIVWNGAVRLRSEVVQSERRTHVPILMYHRIATDGPEELARYRVDPDAFAQQMLWLRRNGYHTINSEQLAWFVANDCPFEGRPLLITFDDGYEDFAEQAWPVLKANDLSAEVFIVTDLAGRRAEWDTSFGTPAPLMDADRIVALAGEGAMFGSHLARHPRSDRLSSSELAEELLRSRIQLETWLGRPTTSLAAPFGCTDQRFRILAAECGYKSVFNTADRAASLKDDLLDLPRIEVRGDRSLDAFVHCLEQYQ, via the coding sequence ATGACGGCCGGTTCGCTCACGTCGATCGTAATCCCCGCTCGCGACGCCGAGAAAACCATCGCTCGTACCCTCGAAAGCCTGCTGGCCCAAACCGACCCGAGATGGGAAGCCCTGATCGTTGACGACGGCTCTGTCGATGCAACGCCCGCTATCGTTGACGGGTATGCGGTGCGAGATGCCCGCTTTGTTGCCCTCAAATCCGATGGGCGGGGTGTATCGACGGCCCGCAATGTCGGCCTTTCTAACGCAAACGGAGAACGGCTTCTGTTCCTCGATAGCGACGACTGGATTGACGAGCAATTTCTGGTCAAAATGAACGCGGCGCTGGATGAAAATCCTTCTGCGATCGCCGCGTGCTGCGATCATTGTCGAGTCACGCCTGACGGCGACCAAACGCCTCGCTACAGCAATGCACGAGTTGCTATCAATCCATTTGAAGCTTTCGCGCGCAGCTGCCCAGTTGCCGTTCACAGCGTCCTTGTCAAGAAAAGCGCCGTCCTGGGAGTTGGTGGTTTTGACGTCAAACTTCGCACCTGCGAGGAATGGGACCTGTGGCAGCGGGTTGCGCGAACCGGCGGCAGCTGGATCCATGTCGATGAGTTGCTGAGCTATTATTGGTCAAGCGAGCATTCCCTGTCCAGCGACCTCCGGCAAATGCTGGCTGATGGGAATGTTGTTATTGCTCGCGGATTTTCCATCGACGAACGGGTGGAGAACCCGGCGCCGGAGCATCAAAACGGAGCATCTGCCGCGCACGGAAGATCGCAGGCGGCAGCACATGCCTATTTTGCACTTTGGTGCCGCGGCATAAATTGCGTCCGCGGGACGGGGAGCCGTCCTTCAAGCGAAGTTTTTGCCGACATACCGCAATCAGAGACAGCGGCGGATCAGATCGCCTTTTGCCTGCTGGACGCAATCGCGGTGGGTGCCCGGGCAACGCCGGCGAAGTTGGCCAGTCGCTGGACGCTGTTTGGCGCGCATGTGACCGAACTGATCAGCGCAATCGGACGGGCCTGGAACGATCCGGCGGAAGCCCGAAAGGTCCAGTACCGATTTGAGCGCATGCTGCTCGACTACGACGACCTTTCGGCTCCGCGCGAACTTGCTCTGACACTCGGCCTCCGCGTCGATCTTCGGCAGCTTCCGGCGTTCTGCCCGCCCAATCATGTGGACCGGCTTTACGTCTACATTTGCGATGGACCGCAAATACTGGCTTTGCTCGACGTCGGGCTGCTCGGCGCGGTGGATGTCGAGTTCTGGACGAAGCTTGTTCACGAGCACCTCGCTCATTTGCATATTCAAGTCCGCAAGCGCCGGCGATCTCCGAGCCGACCAGCCAAGTTGATGAGACGTTTTCGGCAGCTTGCGCGCAGCAACCCGGATGGTCATCAGCATCGTCTGCAGGTGTTGCAGGACCGTGTGTCGAGCGAAGCCAAGTCAAGGCCCGCTTCAAGCGCCCCGATGTCTGGTGGCAGGGAGAGCCATGCCGTTGAAGAAGGCCCACGCGACGTTGGACGTGAGTTGTTCTGGGAAAGGTTCTTTCAAAAAGAAGACCCCTGGAACTACGGCTCGCCCTACGAGCAGGAGAAATATCGGCGGCAACTGGAATTGCTGCCGCCTGAACCGGCGGAACGCGCCATCGAGCTGGCATGCGCGGAAGGGCATTTTAGCCGGCCACTGGCGACGAAAGTCGGGCACCTACTGGCATCCGACATTTCACCAAAAGCGCTCGAGCGGGCTCGCCTGCGATGCAGCGGAATTTGCAATGTGGATTTTCTCAAGCTTGATCTGTCGGCCGACCCTCTCCCCGGCGAGATGGATCTCATCTGCTGCTCCGAGGTGCTTTACTACCTGAATGACCAAGCCGAATTGGCGCTTGTCGCACAAAGAATCGCGGCGGCTTTGCGTCCTGGCGGTCATCTCATAACGGCGCACAGTTTCGTCTTGAAGGACAACAGAGACCGGACCGGGTTCGATTGGGAGAATCCGTACGGGGCCGAGACGATTGCGCGGGTGATGGCACAGCTGCCCGATCTTGCGCTTGAAGCATCGATACAAACCGAGCTCTATCGCGTCGATCGCTACAGGCGACTGAAGCCGGGCGAGGTCGCGCCGGGTCCGCAGGTCACGATTGCGCGAATAGAGGCGCCGATTGAAAGCGAGGTTGCGCGATTCATCGTGTGGAATGGCGCTGTTAGGCTCCGATCGGAGGTCGTGCAATCGGAGCGGCGCACGCACGTTCCTATCTTGATGTACCATCGGATCGCGACCGATGGACCGGAAGAGCTCGCGCGCTATCGCGTCGATCCGGATGCGTTTGCGCAGCAGATGTTGTGGTTGCGCAGAAACGGCTACCATACGATCAACTCGGAGCAACTGGCATGGTTTGTCGCAAACGATTGCCCGTTTGAGGGCAGGCCGCTGCTGATCACCTTCGACGACGGATATGAGGATTTTGCCGAACAGGCGTGGCCTGTATTGAAAGCCAATGATCTGTCCGCCGAGGTGTTCATTGTCACTGATCTGGCGGGCCGGCGGGCGGAGTGGGATACATCGTTCGGAACGCCTGCGCCGCTGATGGATGCCGACAGGATTGTCGCGCTTGCCGGCGAAGGTGCAATGTTTGGCAGTCACCTTGCGCGCCATCCTCGAAGCGATCGGCTCTCAAGCTCGGAACTTGCGGAAGAACTGCTACGGTCTCGTATTCAGCTGGAGACGTGGCTGGGGCGGCCGACGACGTCGCTTGCGGCTCCGTTTGGATGCACCGATCAGCGGTTCAGAATTCTTGCGGCGGAGTGCGGCTATAAATCCGTATTCAACACGGCCGACCGGGCTGCCAGTTTGAAAGATGATCTGCTCGATTTGCCGCGTATCGAAGTCAGAGGAGATCGTAGTCTGGACGCGTTTGTGCACTGCCTGGAGCAGTATCAATGA